The sequence TCCATCGAGTTTGACACCTTCGAGAACGATCGGATCAGACAAGCTGACCGATGTCGCGTAGAGGTCGATGTCCTGGTCAAAACGTTCACCGCTGGAATCGATCACCGAGACTTTGACCTGGGCGTAGTCTTTCGCTTTTGTCAGCCGCAACGAAACGTCATAGGTTCCTTCGTCTTGGAACGGCAACACGGTCGCCAATTTGGCACCAGTCTTCGCCCCCGTCCACCACAGTTGCTCATTGCCCGACCAATCTTTTCCGAACCCATGCATCCCTTGGGGCCGGGCGGAACCGGCGCTAACGTCAACATCGGCCAACATCTCGGCTTCGACAACGCTGCTACCGGCAGGGCCGATCACGCGAGAAGATGCATCCATCATTCCTGGCAAACCGACCTGGCTTGGTGACATCAGGTATTTGAACAAGTCGCGAACCTGACCGGGACTCATCGGCTGCAATTGGCCCGATGGCATCAACGACACGTTGGAAAGCTTGTCCTGTTCGATATCGTCTTGGGCGATCACGACAACCTCGGTGGCGGTTTGAACGGTCACCGCATCGTCGTTCTCGCTCTTCACGATACCGCTGACAACTCGTCCATCGGCAAGTAGGAAGTTCTGCACCTGATAGGCTTTTCCGATCAGCGAATTGGGTTCCAAGATATTTTCCAGCAGGTAGTCCAATTTGCTGCGGTTGGCTCCAGTGATGTCTGGACCGATGTCGCCACCGACTCCAAACAGCTTGTGACATTTTCCGCAGTTCGCTTCGTACAGAATACGCCCACGTGAAGCACTGGCGTTTGCCAACGCGTTGGGCTTCAAGATGTTGCGATACTTGACGTATTCTGCTTCCATCTCTTCGCTCGACTGGGCGATCTTTCCCCAAGCCTTCTCAAGGCGTGAGTTCAGCTTGTCGTTTCCGAGCGAGATTGCTTGACGGATGATGAACGCCGGAATGGTTGCCGGTTCGACCTTCCCGGATTCCATCGCGGACACAAATTGTTCAGCAGACTTGGGACGGGAGACCAAGGTGCTATACGCGGCCGTCTTGGCATTCTCAGACAGAGTTGGCAATGCCTCAAGCAACCGTGCAGGGATTTCGGCTGAATCGAAATCAGCCAATGCCGCGACCGCTTTATCACTGACAACGGAATCGTCCAGCAACGTTAGCAGGATCGATGGCAAATCCTTGTCACGTCCGGTTCGCAGCGCAGCCAAGGCTTCCAGACGTTTTGCCGGTTGGGAATTTCGATCGGCAAGGACGTTGCGAAACTGCGGGAACACACTGGAATCGCCAACCCGCATTGCGAATGACATCGCCAATTCACGCACTCGCGGCTGATCGACTTCGGCCAAACGTTTGTAGGCGTTTGGCCACTGCTGGGGCATTTTCAGCCCAGCACGACTTTCAGCAGCAGCGTTCAGTTCTTCGAGGATGGTCAGCTGATCGCGTTGATTTTTTCCTGTCGTCAGACGAGCGACCAAGGCAGCACGGCCTTCTGGTGTCGTAGCGGTTCTGCGAATTGCAAACCGCCCAACATTCGGCAGCGGGCTCGAATTGGCGATCGCCAAAGCTCGTTCTGGATTTTCATCCACCAAAGGCTCTAACCCGTACCAAACCATCAATGGCAAATTGTGGTCATGTGAATCGATCGCGGATTTCGCCAGATGTTCAACAATCTCCCAGCGACGATCGTTAGGCATGCGTTCCAAAACACTCGCCAAGTACCGACGAACAACCGCACTTGAATCATTCAGGATGTCGCCGGTTAGCGAAAGGCTTCCGTGACTGGCAACGCCTTTTGTTTGATAGGACTCACCGACAAAGTGAATCGCCCAGCCACGAACATATTCGTCTTCGTGTGCCATCATTTTTTGCAAGGCCGCTCCGCTGAGCGTCCCTGCGCCGTGCATCGCCCATAGGGCACGCAGTCGGTCTCGGCGGCTTGCCGATTTAGCGAAAGCTTCGGTTAGCAGGCTGCCAACATGATCGACGTTGCTTGACCCAGCGGCGGCTCGCTCTTGAATGATGCGAGCAGCCTGCCGAGCGATGAAACCATTGTCGTTTGATAGGTTTGCAACGAGTACTTCATCGGACTCATTCCACAAGTCGATTTTGACTGGATTCAATTGACCATATCGGATTCGGAACAACCGACCGTCGGTTCGATCCCAAACTTCATCCGTTCGATTGTGACAAGTTTGAACATCGTGCCAGTCCGATGTATAGATCGCTCCATCAGGACCGACCATGACTCCGACGCCGATCTCCAAGTGATCCCTTGCAAGCGCGAAGTCCGGTCGGTGTCGACCGATGTACCCCGACCCGTTTCGATCAACCGCCTCTTGAACGACACGGTGGCCGTGCAGGTTATGAAACAGCAGCTTGCCTTCGTATTGCGAGGGAAAGACACCTCCGTTGTAAATTGCCAGTCCACAATGGGCATGGCCACCGCCTAGCAATGACGTCCCAATCGGTGCGGAAGGTTTCGTCGTTTTGTTGTCGCCCCAGAACGCGTGGCTGGCAATATTGCCCGTGTAGTGGGCGTGATCGGCGATCGTTTTGATGTCGTCGTAGGTATAGGAATTGAAATGGTTCCCGGCCTGACGTTGATAACGTGCACCTTGGATGATGTGGTACAGGTGCGGAATCACACAGGCGGTAACAAACCAGTCACCTTCGTCGTTGAAATCAACACCCCAAGGGTTACTGGTCCCGTGAGCGAAAACTTCAAATTGATGTCGAGTCGGATGATATCGCCAAACGCCAGCGTTGATCGGGATCCGTTGATCATCGGGAGTTCCTGGCTTGCCGACCTTGCTGTGTGTGAAGACGCCGTGGCAACCGTACAACCATCCGTCGGGTCCCCAGGTAAAGCTATTCAGTGTTTCATGGGTATCGTGGTACCCAAAGCCATCCAGCAGCACCCTTGGCTCCGCATCAGGAACCGCGTCATGATCGGCGTCGGGAATGAAAAGCAATTCGGGAGCGGCACCGATCCAAACACCGTCAAAGCCAACTTCGATTCCGCTAGCTAAGTTGATGCCCTCGATAAACGTTTTCTTCGTCTCGAACGAACCATCGGCGTCCTCATCGGAAAACACGACGACGCGGTCTTTCCCCTGACCTTCGGGAGCCTTTGTCGGATAGGTGTGTCCTTCGACAACCCAGATGCGACCCTTGGCATCAAAACACATCGCAATCGGCTGAGTCAATTCAGGTTCACCGGCGATTAGATCGACGTCAAAGCCTTCAGGGACCATCATGTTTTCGGCGGCTTCCTTTGGTGTGTACCCGTCCGCGTACTTTGACTGATCGCGTCCTTCTTCGACCTTCCACTTGGCAGGCGTATAGGCAACCACCTCGCCAGTTTGAATATGAACGGACAGTCCTCGTTTACTGCACGAAACGATGTCCAGCTTCTTGTCACCATTGAGATCGCTAACCAAGACATCAGTCCCGACACCCGAATCGCCGTGGATCATTCGGGGGACAAAATCGATCCCATTGTCTGCAGATGTATTCTGAAACCAGAACAAAACCGGTTCTTGCAATCCGCCGGCGTCTTTGCCGGCGTGCGCCATAAAGCGTTTGCCAGTGACAATATCCTGTCGACCGTCGCCATCAATATCAGCGACCGCCACCGCATGAAGCTGGCTAAAGGCGATGCCATAATCGTTTTCCGTTGACGACTGTCCCATCAGATCGTGACGGACAAAGGTCCCCGCCGAAGTTTGCTCGAACCAAGCCAGCCCCCAAGCGTGCGCGTTCAACGAAGTCACAATGTCCGAATCACCGTCGGCATCAACATCAACAACGCAAATCTGTGCTCCGCCGCCACCGACGTTTTCTTGATTCCAGATCTGTTTCTCCCATAGCCCACGACCTGCATTGCCTTGGTCGCTAGTCAACGAGTCAGCGCGGACGCCAGGATTCTTCCACCAATAGGTCTTGTCCAAGAGATCCAGGTGACCATCGCCATCAACATCGCCGACGCCCAAACCGTGTGCGAACCGACCACCACAAGCCCCCGGGCGTGTCGCCGCATAAAACTGCCAAGGCTTGGTTGCATCTTCGCCGGCTGCGAAAAATCCATAGCTGCCCGCGTTGCCACAGATGATTTCCGGCAAACCGCCTGGCACGATGTCGGCGAATGCGGGTGATTCATTGTCAACGCCAGCGGTGATTTCCTTCATCTCCCAGTGCTCTGCTGACGCCGCGTTCCCTGGATTCAAATAC comes from Stieleria sp. JC731 and encodes:
- a CDS encoding PVC-type heme-binding CxxCH protein codes for the protein MTFIGRIPLGRLSICSLVFSMGAAFGSAPTMASDGWKTQRIHDRFYAEGASQGDIDGDGVADIVAGPLWFRGPDFSEHFEIAPPREFPVVAYSDQFFSHVADVNNDGANDVLVVGFPGQAARLYLNPGNAASAEHWEMKEITAGVDNESPAFADIVPGGLPEIICGNAGSYGFFAAGEDATKPWQFYAATRPGACGGRFAHGLGVGDVDGDGHLDLLDKTYWWKNPGVRADSLTSDQGNAGRGLWEKQIWNQENVGGGGAQICVVDVDADGDSDIVTSLNAHAWGLAWFEQTSAGTFVRHDLMGQSSTENDYGIAFSQLHAVAVADIDGDGRQDIVTGKRFMAHAGKDAGGLQEPVLFWFQNTSADNGIDFVPRMIHGDSGVGTDVLVSDLNGDKKLDIVSCSKRGLSVHIQTGEVVAYTPAKWKVEEGRDQSKYADGYTPKEAAENMMVPEGFDVDLIAGEPELTQPIAMCFDAKGRIWVVEGHTYPTKAPEGQGKDRVVVFSDEDADGSFETKKTFIEGINLASGIEVGFDGVWIGAAPELLFIPDADHDAVPDAEPRVLLDGFGYHDTHETLNSFTWGPDGWLYGCHGVFTHSKVGKPGTPDDQRIPINAGVWRYHPTRHQFEVFAHGTSNPWGVDFNDEGDWFVTACVIPHLYHIIQGARYQRQAGNHFNSYTYDDIKTIADHAHYTGNIASHAFWGDNKTTKPSAPIGTSLLGGGHAHCGLAIYNGGVFPSQYEGKLLFHNLHGHRVVQEAVDRNGSGYIGRHRPDFALARDHLEIGVGVMVGPDGAIYTSDWHDVQTCHNRTDEVWDRTDGRLFRIRYGQLNPVKIDLWNESDEVLVANLSNDNGFIARQAARIIQERAAAGSSNVDHVGSLLTEAFAKSASRRDRLRALWAMHGAGTLSGAALQKMMAHEDEYVRGWAIHFVGESYQTKGVASHGSLSLTGDILNDSSAVVRRYLASVLERMPNDRRWEIVEHLAKSAIDSHDHNLPLMVWYGLEPLVDENPERALAIANSSPLPNVGRFAIRRTATTPEGRAALVARLTTGKNQRDQLTILEELNAAAESRAGLKMPQQWPNAYKRLAEVDQPRVRELAMSFAMRVGDSSVFPQFRNVLADRNSQPAKRLEALAALRTGRDKDLPSILLTLLDDSVVSDKAVAALADFDSAEIPARLLEALPTLSENAKTAAYSTLVSRPKSAEQFVSAMESGKVEPATIPAFIIRQAISLGNDKLNSRLEKAWGKIAQSSEEMEAEYVKYRNILKPNALANASASRGRILYEANCGKCHKLFGVGGDIGPDITGANRSKLDYLLENILEPNSLIGKAYQVQNFLLADGRVVSGIVKSENDDAVTVQTATEVVVIAQDDIEQDKLSNVSLMPSGQLQPMSPGQVRDLFKYLMSPSQVGLPGMMDASSRVIGPAGSSVVEAEMLADVDVSAGSARPQGMHGFGKDWSGNEQLWWTGAKTGAKLATVLPFQDEGTYDVSLRLTKAKDYAQVKVSVIDSSGERFDQDIDLYATSVSLSDPIVLEGVKLDGKKPLRLEIAITGANQKAVQAYMCGIDYIMISPKH